One window of Pieris rapae chromosome 14, ilPieRapa1.1, whole genome shotgun sequence genomic DNA carries:
- the LOC110993018 gene encoding uncharacterized protein LOC110993018: MEMKRHDKPGSVSPVKIKEEGRAGRSEKELKLPPEKSLSDDRQRRLSRSSESSKGTIDRQDSRSSLSPKVPRKYFTNWKQACDKTKDKTKELLKRWKTLPEGEAAQMSEPGRSEEEKHGWSVHVWTTWVNRCSEDLECLDLEEEQPLAQLSTVQNEKMTLFFTELLDHDRDDVICDQDFDTFFEKLAHFADWSPNSSEFHILLEVKREFIEHFLDPLPNKFAELPYYRRVCGPEAGGLPGRTTLEGWLARWALLLSEPNKFADLPLYLQYFCKILFHIIDRTGVGEITKDALASFYRSVVGLPAKRIEEIIDTAYDRMTSNSYLILDYGTFVHCYINWLMGKNPNGPGQWVLVPSKDSLPQPPFPVDYSALNTEPGKLEPYAPDKKTNRHSVIV, from the exons ATGGAGATGAAACGACATGATAAGCCGGGCAGCGTGTCGCCCGTGAAGATTAAGGAGGAAGGCCGGGCTGGAAGGTCGGAGAAGGAGTTGAAGTTGCCGCCGGAGAAATCACTCAGTGATGATAGGCAACGACGCTTGTCACGGTCCAGCGAAAGTTCTAAGGGCACCATAGACAG ACAGGATTCCAGATCATCGCTAAGCCCGAAAGTTCCCCGCAAATACTTCACTAATTGGAAACAAGCTTGcgataaaacaaaagataaaacGAAAGAACTGCTGAAGCGTTGGAAGACGTTACCGGAAGGTGAGGCTGCACAGATGTCGGAGCCCGGTCGCAGCGAGGAAGAAAAGCACGGATGGAGTGTGCACGTTTGGA CAACCTGGGTAAATCGTTGTAGCGAAGACTTGGAATGCCTGGATTTAGAGGAAGAACAGCCTTTAGCCCAGCTTAGCACTGTACAAAATGAAAAGATGACACTTTTCTTCACTGAACTTCTGGACCATGACAGAGATGACGTCATCTGTGACCAagattttgatacattttttgaG AAGCTGGCCCATTTTGCGGACTGGTCGCCCAACTCATCGGAGTTTCACATACTCCTGGAAGTGAAGAGAGAATTCATCGAACATTTCCTCGACCCATTGCCCAACAA ATTTGCTGAATTACCCTACTACAGACGCGTTTGTGGTCCCGAAGCCGGTGGGTTACCCGGACGGACGACACTTGAAGGCTGGCTGGCTAGATGGGCGCTTCTATTGAGTGAACCAAACAAGTTTGCTGATTTACCGTTATATTTGCAGTACTTCTGCAAGATTTTGTTCCACATTATTGATAGGACAG GTGTTGGAGAGATAACAAAGGATGCCCTTGCATCATTTTACCGGTCAGTAGTTGGTTTACCAGCGAAAAGAATAGAAGAAATCATTGATACTGCTTATGACCGGATGACGAGT aatagCTACCTTATTCTGGATTACGGCACCTTCGTACACTGTTACATAAATTGGCTCATGGGCAAGAATCCCAACGGTCCAGGACAGTGGGTACTTGTCCCTTCAAAGGACTCCCTCCCACAGCCGCCTTTTCCAGTGGACTATAGCGCCTTAAACACAGAACCTGGCAAGTTAGAACCATACGCGCcagataaaaaaactaatcgaCACTCTGTTATCGTTTAA